One genomic segment of Fundulus heteroclitus isolate FHET01 chromosome 10, MU-UCD_Fhet_4.1, whole genome shotgun sequence includes these proteins:
- the LOC118564428 gene encoding histone acetyltransferase KAT7-like → MSLVDTSGDGSCQAEQGLAVLDVFSLAFAIVQEKLRIQGQITEGSNMIKTIVFGRYELDTWYHSPYPEEYARLGRLYVCEFCLKYMKSQTILRRHMVRLQAARSNTNPRHVRRRGSHIGYGKLWKKYQNIHDCFPLKLGLMHAPKKRKELFNQSIKLSQFNVWAVDLVSSLAEGLVACEGMKLGHEKCVGAPREHLPLNVQLFLCLQIYCQNLCLLAKLFLDHKTLYYDVEPFLFYVMTEADNTGCHLVGYFSKEKNSFLNYNVSCILTMPQYMRQGFGKMLIDFSYLLSKVEEKVGSPERPLSDLGLISYRSYWKEVLLRYMHNFQGKEISIKEISQETAVNPVDIVSTLQSLQMLKYWKGKHLVLKRQDLIDEWKAKEIKRGNSNKTIDPSSLKWTPPKGT, encoded by the exons ATGTGTTTTCTCTGGCTTTCGCCATTGTGCAGGAGAAGCTGCGTATCCAGGGTCAGATCACGGAGGGCAGCAACATGATCAAAACCATCGTGTTCGGACGCTACGAGCTGGACACCTGGTACCACTCGCCCTACCCTGAGGAGTACGCACGCCTCGGTCGCCTGTACGTCTGCGAGTTCTGCCTGAAGTACATGAAGAGTCAGACCATTCTCAGGCGGCACATGGTGAGACTTCAGGCTGCACGCAGCAACACAAACCCTCGCCATGTTAGGCGAAGGGGTTCTCACATAGGATATGGAAAGTTAtggaaaaaatatcaaaatattcATGATTGTTTTCCTCTAAAGCTTGGCTTAATGCATGCTCCAAAAAAACGAAAGgaactttttaatcagagtataAAATTAAGTCAGTTTAACGTCTGGGCTgttgatctggtcagttcacTAGCAGAGGGGCTCGTCG CCTGTGAAGGTATGAAATTGGGACATGAAAAATGTGTAGGAGCCCCGAGGGAACATCTTCCATTAAATGTCCAACTGTTCTTATGTCTCCAGATTTACTGCCAGAACCTGTGTTTACTTGCCAAGCTCTTCTTGGACCATAAAACCCTTTACTACGATGTGGAGCCTTTTCTCTTCTATGTGATGACGGAGGCTGACAACACCGGCTGCCATCTAGTGGGCTATTTTTCTAAG gaGAAGAATTCCTTCCTGAACTACAACGTGTCCTGCATCCTGACGATGCCGCAGTACATGAGGCAGGGATTCGGCAAGATGCTCATCGACTTCA GTTATCTGTTGTCCAAAGTGGAGGAGAAGGTGGGCTCACCAGAGAGGCCTTTGTCTGACCTGGGCCTCATCAGTTATCGCAGCTACTGGAAGGAAGTGTTACTCAGATACATGCACAACTTTCAGGGCAAGGAGATCTCCATCAAAG AGATCAGTCAGGAAACTGCAGTGAATCCAGTGGACATTGTGAGCACCCTGCAGTCTCTTCAGATGCTGAAGTATTGGAAAGGAAAGCACTTAGTACTGAAACGACAG GACCTGATTGATGAGTGGAAAGCTAAGGAGATCAAACGAGGTAACAGCAACAAAACTATCGACCCAAGCTCGCTAAAATGGACCCCTCCCAAAGGGACATAA